The following proteins are co-located in the Camelina sativa cultivar DH55 chromosome 12, Cs, whole genome shotgun sequence genome:
- the LOC104729339 gene encoding WEB family protein At5g16730, chloroplastic-like gives MGEVDEKPSSIDVASPRYSSTKVADIDTELYKMMKASLESRDNEVVSLKAELLKKSTLMKNLEAEVEKSKELEKQLLDSFEEKSRELEETKALVEESKVEIASLKERIDTSYNSQDSSEDEDEDDSSVQDFDIESIKIEMESTKESLAKAHEAAEASSLKVSDLLEEIKSVKNELQSATDAEMTSKKAMDDLALALKEVATDCSQAKEKLVTAETELEASRLESQQWKEKHEEVRKEAELLKNTSERLRIEAEESLLAWNGKESVFVSCIKRGEDEKNSLLDENNRLLEALVAAENLSKKAKDENHKVRDILKQAINEANVAKEAAGIARAENSNLKDALLDKEDELEFALKEIERVKVNEALANDNVKKLKKLLSEIEVAMEEEKHRSLSRQESLHKDVEVVVEKKIEEKEKKEHSEKKEEKKENKKEKKESKKEKKEHSEKKEEKEKKEQTHQNHIDKKMIGKTCSFSIMKLGHHNYNHSKHNKETAVVEEEITKASNGGNHHQQENSDGSGEGSSPSSDSYLFKGSIFDVAETPHAQTHHKRRSSCTFLEEVETMNPEDLENLDGNHLEEGELNDKGAVARKKKAFIRRFGDLLVRRKSLSFSHKKESSTDSQDKQQQPQTPPSPSPPLLPPMSPEP, from the coding sequence ATGGGAGAAGTAGATGAGAAACCGTCGTCCATTGATGTAGCTTCTCCGAGGTATTCATCTACCAAAGTTGCCGATATCGATACAGAGCTTTACAAGATGATGAAAGCTTCCCTTGAGAGCAGAGACAATGAAGTCGTTTCTTTAAAAGCCGAGTTATTGAAGAAAAGTACGTTGATGAAGAATCTTGAAGCTGAGGTGGAGAAAAGTAAAGAGTTAGAGAAGCAACTTCTTGATTCCTTTGAAGAGAAATCAAGAGAGTTAGAGGAAACAAAAGCTTTGGTTGAAGAATCCAAGGTAGAGATCGCTTCTTTGAAAGAGAGAATAGATACATCTTACAATAGCCAAGATTCTAGCGAggacgaagacgaagatgataGTTCTGTTCAGGATTTTGATATCGAGTCTATAAAGATTGAGATGGAATCAACCAAGGAGAGTCTCGCAAAGGCTCACGAGGCTGCAGAAGCTTCCTCTTTGAAGGTATCTGATTTGTTAGAAGAGATTAAATCGGTTAAGAACGAGCTTCAATCAGCGACTGATGCAGAGATGACGAGCAAGAAAGCAATGGATGATTTGGCATTGGCTTTGAAAGAGGTGGCTACTGATTGTAGCCAAGCCAAGGAGAAGCTTGTGACTGCGGAAACAGAGCTCGAGGCTTCGAGGTTGGAGTCTCAGCAATGGAAAGAGAAACATGAGGAAGTGAGGAAAGAAGCTGAACTGCTCAAGAACACGAGCGAGAGACTTAGGATTGAAGCAGAGGAATCACTTTTGGCTTGGAATGGGAAAGAGTCTGTGTTTGTGAGTTGCataaagagaggagaagacGAGAAGAACTCACTTCTTGATGAGAACAATAGATTGCTTGAAGCTCTTGTTGCTGCTGAGAATCTGAGCAAGAAGGCTAAAGATGAGAATCATAAGGTTAGAGATATACTTAAACAAGCCATTAACGAAGCTAATGTAGCGAAAGAAGCAGCAGGGATCGCTAGAGCTGAGAATTCGAATCTAAAAGATGCCTTGTTGGATAAGGAAGATGAACTTGAATTCGCTTTGAAGGAGATCGAGAGGGTGAAGGTTAATGAAGCTTTGGCTAATGACAATgtaaagaagttgaagaagctgTTGTCTGAAATAGAGGTAGCtatggaggaagagaaacacaGAAGCTTGAGCAGACAAGAGTCGTTGCACAAGGATGTAGAAGTTGTTGTTGAGAAGAAGAttgaggagaaggagaagaaggaacatagcgagaagaaggaagagaagaaagagaacaagaaggagaagaaagagagtaagaaggagaagaaagaacatagcgagaagaaggaagagaaggagaagaaagagcaGACACATCAGAACCACATTGATAAGAAGATGATTGGGAAAACTTGTAGTTTCAGTATCATGAAGCTCGGTCATCACAACTACAACCATAGCAAGCACAACAAAGAAACAGCAGTAGTAGAGGAAGAGATCACAAAAGCCTCAAACGGTGGGAACCATCATCAACAAGAGAACAGTGATGGAAGTGGTGAAGGAAGCTCTCCAAGTTCAGATTCTTATCTATTCAAAGGTTCAATCTTTGACGTAGCGGAGACGCCACATGCGCAGACGCATCACAAGAGGAGATCATCGTGTACGTTTTTGGAAGAAGTAGAGACGATGAATCCAGAGGATCTGGAGAATTTGGATGGGAATCATTTAGAAGAAGGAGAGTTGAACGACAAAGGAGCAGtagcaaggaagaagaaggcatTTATACGTAGGTTTGGTGATCTTCTGGTTAGGAGGAAGAGTTTAAGTTTCTCACACAAGAAAGAGTCCTCCACTGATTCACAAGATAAGCAGCAGCAACCACAGACTcctccgtctccgtctccgCCACTATTACCGCCCATGTCTCCTGAGCCCTGA
- the LOC104729340 gene encoding serine/threonine-protein kinase SRK2F-like: protein MERYDILRDLGSGNFGVAKLVREKSNGEFYAVKYIERGLKIDEHVQREIINHRDLKHRNIIRFKEVFVTPTHLAIVMEYAAGGELFERICNAGRFSEDEARYYFKQLISGVSYCHAMQICHRDLKLENTLLDGSPSSQLKICDFGYSKSSVLHSQPKSTVGTPAYVAPEVLSRKEYNGKIADVWSCGVTLYVMLVGAYPFEDPEDPRNIRKTIQRILSVHYAIPDYVRISAECKHLLSRIFVADPDKRITVPEIEKHPWFLKGPLVVPLEEKSDNGVEDEEEEEEEKCRQSVEEIVKIIEEARKGVNGMNTNGGLGLIDGSMDLDEIDDADIYDDVDDDDDDERNGDFVCAL from the exons ATGGAGAGATACGACATCTTAAGAGATCTTGGCTCCGGTAACTTTGGAGTTGCCAAGCTTGTCAGAGAAAAATCCAACGGAGAGTTTTACGCCGTTAAATACATCGAGAGAGGCCTTAAg ATTGATGAACATGTTCAAAGAGAGATCATCAACCACAGAGACTTGAAGCATCGTAATATCATCCGATTTAAAGAG gttttTGTGACACCAACACATCTTGCAATAGTAATGGAGTATGCAGCAGGCGGTGAACTTTTCGAAAGAATTTGCAATGCCGGTCGATTCAGCGAAGACGAA GCAAGATATTATTTCAAACAACTGATCTCGGGAGTTAGCTATTGTCACGCTATG cAAATATGTCATAGAGACCTTAAGCTTGAGAATACACTCTTAGATGGGAGCCCGTCGTCGCAGCTCAAAATTTGCGATTTTGGATACTCGAAG TCATCAGTTTTACACTCTCAGCCAAAATCGACCGTGGGAACGCCGGCTTACGTTGCCCCGGAGGTCTTGTCCCGGAAAGAATATAATGGAAAG aTTGCAGATGTGTGGTCGTGTGGGGTGACCTTGTATGTAATGTTAGTTGGTGCTTATCCTTTTGAAGATCCCGAAGATCCaagaaacattagaaaaacCATTCAG AGGATATTAAGTGTACATTACGCCATACCGGATTACGTTAGGATTTCAGCCGAGTGCAAGCATCTCTTATCTCGTATCTTCGTGGCTGACCCCGATAAG AGAATAACTGTACCGGAAATCGAAAAGCACCCGTGGTTCTTGAAGGGTCCTCTAGTTGTGCCGTTGGAGGAGAAATCTGATAACGgagtggaagatgaagaagaagaagaagaagaaaagtgtcGACAGAGTGTTGAAGAGATAGTGAAGATAATAGAGGAAGCAAGAAAGGGAGTGAATGGTATGAATACTAATGGTGGATTAGGTTTGATAGATGGGAGCATGGATCTTGATGAAATTGATGATGCTGATATTTATGacgatgttgatgatgatgatgatgatgagagaaaTGGTGATTTCGTATGTGCTCTATGA
- the LOC104729341 gene encoding ras-related protein RABA4b-like isoform X2, protein MAGGGGYGGASGKVDYVFKVVLIGDSAVGKSQLLARFARDEFSMDSKATIGVEFQTRTLVIEQKSIKAQIWDTAGQERYRAVTSAYYRGAVGAMLVYDMTKRETFEHIPRWLEELRAHADKNIVIILIGNKSDLEDQRAVPTEDAKEFAEKEGLFFLETSALNATNVENSFNTLMTEIYNTVNKKNLASVENQGESNNPGSLAGKKIVIPGSGQDIPAKTSTCCTSS, encoded by the exons ATGGCCGGAGGAGGCGGATACGGCGGCGCATCGGGAAAAGTTGATTACGTGTTCAAAGTCGTTCTAATCGGAGATTCAGCTGTAGGTAAATCACAGCTACTTGCTCGATTCGCTAGAGATGAATTCAGTATGGATTCTAAAGCCACCATCGGCGTCGAG TTCCAAACTCGTACGCTCGTTATTGAACAAAAGAGCATTAAGGCTCAGATCTGGGACACCGCTGGTCAAGAAAG ATACAGAGCCGTTACAAGTGCCTACTACAGGGGAGCAGTTGGTGCAATGCTGGTTTATGATATGACTAAACGTGAAACCTTTGAGCATATCCCTCGTTGGCTTGAAGAACTGAGAGCACACGCTGATAAGAACATTGTCATTATCCTTATTGGAAACAAGTCTGATCTTGAAGATCAAAGAGCTGTTCCCACAGAAGACGCTAAAGAGTTTGCTGAGAAGGAAGGACTCTTTTTCCTTGAGACCTCAGCTCTAAACGCAACCAATGTCGAAAACTCGTTCAACACTCTAATGACAGAGATATACAATACGGTCAACAAGAAGAATCTTGCATCTGTTGAGAATCAAGGCGAGTCAAATAACCCGGGTTCATTGGCTGGTAAGAAGATTGTCATCCCAGGTTCTGGACAAGACATTCCCGCTAAGACCAGCACGTGTTGTACTTCTTCTTGA
- the LOC104729341 gene encoding ras-related protein RABA4b-like isoform X1, with translation MAGGGGYGGASGKVDYVFKVVLIGDSAVGKSQLLARFARDEFSMDSKATIGVEFQTRTLVIEQKSIKAQIWDTAGQERYRAVTSAYYRGAVGAMLVYDMTKRETFEHIPRWLEELRAHADKNIVIILIGNKSDLEDQRAVPTEDAKEFAEKEGLFFLETSALNATNVENSFNTLMTEIYNTVNKKNLASVENQGESNNPGSLAGKKIVIPGSGQDIPAKTSTCCTSS, from the exons ATGGCCGGAGGAGGCGGATACGGCGGCGCATCGGGAAAAGTTGATTACGTGTTCAAAGTCGTTCTAATCGGAGATTCAGCTGTAGGTAAATCACAGCTACTTGCTCGATTCGCTAGAGATGAATTCAGTATGGATTCTAAAGCCACCATCGGCGTCGAGTTCCAAACTCGTACGCTCGTTATTGAACAAAAGAGCATTAAGGCTCAGATCTGGGACACCGCTGGTCAAGAAAG ATACAGAGCCGTTACAAGTGCCTACTACAGGGGAGCAGTTGGTGCAATGCTGGTTTATGATATGACTAAACGTGAAACCTTTGAGCATATCCCTCGTTGGCTTGAAGAACTGAGAGCACACGCTGATAAGAACATTGTCATTATCCTTATTGGAAACAAGTCTGATCTTGAAGATCAAAGAGCTGTTCCCACAGAAGACGCTAAAGAGTTTGCTGAGAAGGAAGGACTCTTTTTCCTTGAGACCTCAGCTCTAAACGCAACCAATGTCGAAAACTCGTTCAACACTCTAATGACAGAGATATACAATACGGTCAACAAGAAGAATCTTGCATCTGTTGAGAATCAAGGCGAGTCAAATAACCCGGGTTCATTGGCTGGTAAGAAGATTGTCATCCCAGGTTCTGGACAAGACATTCCCGCTAAGACCAGCACGTGTTGTACTTCTTCTTGA